From the genome of Paludisphaera rhizosphaerae, one region includes:
- a CDS encoding serine/threonine-protein kinase produces MNADRSTDQDIPPAGSVERFESICDRFEDAWRNGERPTLEAFLSGAPVDPELLRELLVVELAYRKRSGEHPGVLEYLSRFPEHASTVQDAVASAVGDDDAEATHVAEDEEYEPATFVRKADASVDRVEPNRGATVEKHVAEALAQAGYEVIRELGRGGMGIVYEARQGGLGRVVALKVLRSGLFATDEECRRFLNEAEAVARLDHPAIVPIFEARRSRGLYFYSMRRVGGAGLDRKLEQGPLEPAEAARLVARVAWAVDEAHRHGVLHRDVKPANVLVDESGESFLTDFGLARRIDADGEDGTRSGAVLGTPSYMSPEQAEGRIGDLTTATDVFGLGGVLYATLTGRAPHVGSSVVDTLDRVRKVPPEPPSRINRKVPRDLESVCLKCLEKEPSRRYASARELAEDLDRWLEGRPTLARPVSALARGRMWARRHPLPAALASALGAAVILGMIGVGWQWREAERQRRHALRLLDYVSNRLLAQASTEMNPQGANVTVREVLDRQASMIGGEFQSEPETEGPLREVIGNAYHSLGLFDAAEKQLRRASELIETSEGEESLASIRVATRLGRLMGDKGAHAEAERRLSQARETSARILGPDDPATLEASARLGSVYLAEGQADKAEPLLRHVLEVRRRVLPTDHPDTLQSVNDLCRLAVATARFNVAEPLAYEYEHGIRCARGPNHPDNVTAIANRGLISRLQGKLAEAVSYQQKAAEEARRILGPDHPTTASVEREYLALRERLNQEASAKPSNP; encoded by the coding sequence TTGAACGCCGACCGCTCGACCGATCAGGACATTCCGCCGGCCGGTTCCGTCGAGCGGTTCGAGTCGATCTGCGATCGATTCGAGGACGCCTGGCGCAACGGCGAGCGACCCACCCTGGAGGCGTTCCTCTCCGGGGCGCCGGTCGACCCCGAATTGCTCCGCGAGCTTCTCGTCGTCGAGCTGGCCTATCGGAAACGGTCGGGCGAACACCCAGGCGTTCTCGAATACCTGTCGCGGTTTCCCGAGCACGCCTCGACCGTTCAGGACGCCGTCGCGTCGGCCGTGGGAGACGACGACGCCGAGGCGACGCATGTGGCCGAGGACGAGGAATACGAGCCTGCGACGTTCGTCCGCAAGGCCGACGCCTCGGTCGACCGCGTCGAACCGAATCGCGGCGCGACGGTCGAGAAGCACGTCGCGGAGGCTCTCGCACAGGCTGGATACGAGGTGATCCGCGAACTCGGCCGGGGCGGCATGGGCATCGTCTACGAGGCCCGTCAGGGGGGGCTCGGGAGAGTGGTGGCGCTCAAGGTCCTGCGATCGGGCCTGTTCGCGACCGATGAGGAGTGCCGACGGTTCCTCAACGAGGCCGAGGCCGTCGCGCGTCTGGACCACCCGGCGATTGTTCCCATCTTCGAGGCCAGGAGGAGCCGGGGCCTGTACTTCTACAGCATGCGGCGGGTCGGCGGGGCCGGCCTCGATCGGAAGCTGGAGCAGGGGCCGCTCGAGCCCGCAGAGGCCGCGAGGCTCGTCGCCCGCGTCGCCTGGGCCGTCGACGAGGCCCATCGGCACGGCGTCCTGCATCGGGACGTCAAGCCGGCGAATGTGCTCGTCGACGAGAGCGGCGAGTCGTTCCTGACCGACTTCGGCCTCGCCCGACGGATCGACGCCGACGGCGAGGACGGAACTCGCAGCGGCGCCGTGCTGGGAACGCCGTCGTACATGTCGCCCGAGCAGGCGGAGGGGAGGATCGGCGACCTGACCACCGCCACCGACGTCTTCGGCCTGGGCGGCGTCCTGTATGCGACGCTCACCGGCCGCGCCCCGCACGTCGGGTCGAGCGTCGTCGACACCCTGGACCGGGTCCGCAAGGTCCCGCCCGAGCCCCCCTCGCGGATCAACCGCAAGGTGCCGCGAGATCTGGAATCGGTCTGCCTCAAGTGCCTGGAGAAGGAGCCGAGCCGGCGGTACGCCTCGGCCCGCGAACTCGCCGAGGACCTCGACCGCTGGCTTGAAGGCCGCCCGACGTTGGCGAGGCCCGTCTCCGCTCTCGCCCGGGGGAGGATGTGGGCTCGGCGGCATCCGCTGCCCGCGGCGCTGGCCTCGGCGCTGGGGGCGGCGGTGATCCTGGGGATGATCGGAGTCGGTTGGCAGTGGCGGGAGGCCGAACGGCAGCGACGCCATGCGCTCCGTCTGCTGGACTACGTGTCGAACCGGCTTCTCGCTCAGGCGTCGACCGAGATGAACCCCCAGGGGGCGAACGTGACCGTCCGCGAGGTCCTCGATCGCCAGGCGTCGATGATCGGCGGCGAGTTTCAGAGCGAGCCTGAAACCGAAGGCCCTTTGCGCGAGGTCATCGGCAACGCTTACCACTCGCTCGGCCTCTTCGACGCCGCCGAGAAGCAACTGCGCCGGGCGTCGGAGTTGATCGAGACGTCGGAGGGGGAGGAGAGCCTGGCTTCGATTCGGGTCGCCACGCGGCTTGGGCGGCTCATGGGGGACAAGGGGGCGCATGCGGAGGCGGAACGTCGGCTCTCACAGGCCCGGGAGACTTCCGCCCGCATCCTCGGCCCGGACGACCCGGCGACGCTCGAAGCCTCCGCTCGGCTGGGCTCGGTGTATCTTGCCGAGGGGCAGGCCGACAAGGCCGAGCCGTTGCTTCGCCACGTGCTGGAGGTTCGTCGCCGCGTTCTCCCCACCGACCATCCCGACACCCTCCAGTCGGTCAACGATCTCTGCCGCCTGGCCGTCGCGACAGCGCGTTTTAACGTCGCCGAGCCCCTGGCTTATGAGTACGAGCACGGCATTCGCTGCGCCCGAGGCCCCAACCATCCGGACAACGTCACCGCGATCGCCAACCGAGGCCTTATCAGCCGCCTGCAGGGGAAGCTTGCCGAGGCCGTTTCGTATCAGCAGAAGGCAGCCGAGGAGGCGAGGCGGATCCTCGGCCCCGACCACCCCACGACGGCGTCCGTCGAACGCGAGTATCTCGCCCTTCGCGAGCGGCTCAACCAGGAAGCCTCCGCGAAGCCGTCCAACCCCTGA
- a CDS encoding tetratricopeptide repeat protein, which produces MQRSSNDNDRLRRWGLAAFAIAISLWGGRAGAADIDGAKRLYQTGRYDECIKLATEEVGKGWRGDEWHALKIRAEMARGRYAEAVASLADAVRRYPASLMIHLLGREVRRFDPAAREGAGEGPAEASASLIERIVINAPERYSDPQARVDLGRYLLRNGADPKRVLDRFYDPVMKQNPDLMDGFYAAAELALDKQDAALAADTLRAAPKTAAEDPAYHFLLARALSEGDRAGSAAALDQALKINPNYVDALLLLVDGLVDRERYAEAAQMLDKVAEVNPREPRAWAYRAVLAHLKSDAEGEESARRKAMEPWPGNPEVDELIGRKLAQKYRFAESEAYLRRAVTLDGESLSARVQLAETLLRLGKEEEGWKLVDGVFTADGYNVVAYNLTNLRDRIAAFRTIESDGIVVRMDPREAELYGDRVVELLKEARATLSARYGSAPPNPLIVEIFPRRQEFGVRTFGLPGADGFLGVCFGPVITAISAAAQAEHPSNWRAVLWHELCHAVTLSKTRNKMPRWLSEGISVYEEGLKDPAWATRPSPEQREALRAEGLTPLSRLSSAFLEAKSGQDVQLAYLESALAVEFLVAKAGFPALVGLLEDLGAGKNLDSALPARTGMTLDRLDAEFAAFAKSKAEAGAEWEDVELPETADAAALAGWVEKHPKNLPGWRRYAAKLVAEQKWPEAKAALLKYQALAPDYVGEGNAYMLLAEVDRKTNNAAGERAALEELASREGDATPVYDRLIDLAKGADDWQAVAVNARRLLAVNPLVPAPHRALAEAAERLGLRDEAISSARALATLDDGDPAGVHFRLARLLRDAGRKPEARREALKALEEAPRFLDAHKLLLELVDETQTPQLPPGLPR; this is translated from the coding sequence GTGCAGCGTTCCTCGAACGATAACGACCGCCTGCGGCGATGGGGCCTGGCGGCCTTTGCGATCGCAATCTCGCTATGGGGAGGCCGGGCCGGGGCGGCGGACATCGATGGGGCGAAACGCCTCTACCAGACCGGCCGCTACGACGAGTGCATCAAGCTCGCGACCGAGGAGGTCGGCAAGGGCTGGCGCGGCGACGAGTGGCACGCGTTGAAGATCCGCGCTGAAATGGCTCGCGGCCGCTACGCCGAGGCCGTCGCATCCCTGGCCGACGCCGTCCGCCGCTACCCCGCCAGCCTGATGATCCACCTCCTGGGCCGGGAGGTCCGCCGTTTCGATCCAGCCGCCCGCGAGGGTGCCGGAGAGGGGCCGGCGGAGGCGTCCGCATCGTTGATCGAGCGGATCGTCATCAACGCGCCCGAGCGTTACAGCGACCCCCAGGCGCGGGTCGACCTGGGTCGCTATCTGCTGCGCAACGGGGCCGACCCCAAGCGGGTTCTCGACCGCTTCTACGACCCGGTGATGAAGCAGAACCCCGACCTGATGGACGGTTTCTACGCCGCCGCCGAGCTGGCCCTCGACAAACAGGACGCAGCCCTGGCCGCCGACACTCTCCGTGCGGCCCCCAAGACGGCCGCCGAGGATCCAGCCTACCACTTCCTCCTCGCCCGCGCCCTGTCCGAGGGCGACCGCGCCGGCTCCGCCGCGGCCCTCGACCAGGCGCTGAAGATCAACCCGAACTACGTCGACGCCCTGCTGCTGCTCGTCGACGGCCTCGTCGACCGCGAGCGTTACGCCGAGGCCGCTCAGATGCTCGACAAGGTCGCCGAGGTCAACCCCCGCGAGCCACGCGCCTGGGCCTATCGCGCGGTCCTCGCCCACCTCAAGAGCGACGCCGAGGGCGAAGAGTCCGCCCGCCGCAAGGCCATGGAGCCCTGGCCGGGGAACCCCGAGGTCGACGAGCTGATCGGTCGCAAGCTGGCGCAGAAGTATCGGTTCGCCGAGTCCGAGGCGTATCTCCGCCGCGCCGTGACGCTCGACGGCGAGTCTCTGTCGGCCCGCGTTCAACTTGCCGAGACCCTGCTGCGGCTGGGCAAGGAGGAGGAGGGCTGGAAGCTCGTCGACGGAGTTTTCACCGCGGACGGCTACAATGTGGTCGCCTACAACCTCACGAACCTTCGCGACCGCATCGCCGCCTTCCGTACGATCGAGTCCGACGGGATCGTCGTCCGCATGGATCCGCGCGAGGCCGAACTCTACGGCGACCGCGTGGTCGAGCTGCTCAAGGAAGCCCGCGCGACGCTCTCCGCGCGCTACGGATCGGCGCCTCCCAACCCGTTGATCGTCGAGATTTTCCCGCGTCGGCAGGAGTTCGGCGTGCGGACGTTCGGGCTCCCCGGGGCCGACGGTTTCCTGGGCGTCTGCTTCGGGCCGGTGATCACGGCCATCAGCGCGGCGGCCCAGGCGGAGCACCCCTCCAACTGGCGGGCCGTCCTCTGGCACGAGCTTTGCCATGCGGTGACGCTGTCGAAGACGCGCAACAAGATGCCGCGATGGCTCAGCGAGGGGATCTCGGTGTACGAGGAGGGCCTCAAAGACCCGGCGTGGGCGACTCGCCCCAGCCCCGAACAGCGCGAGGCGCTGCGGGCCGAAGGGCTTACGCCGCTCAGCCGGCTCAGCTCGGCCTTCCTGGAAGCCAAGAGCGGCCAGGATGTGCAGTTGGCCTATCTGGAATCGGCCCTGGCCGTGGAATTCCTGGTCGCCAAGGCAGGTTTCCCGGCCCTTGTCGGGCTGCTCGAAGACCTGGGGGCGGGGAAGAATCTGGACTCGGCGCTGCCGGCGCGAACCGGAATGACGCTCGATCGATTAGACGCCGAATTCGCCGCGTTCGCGAAATCAAAGGCCGAGGCCGGCGCTGAATGGGAGGACGTCGAGCTTCCCGAAACCGCCGACGCCGCCGCGCTGGCGGGCTGGGTCGAGAAGCATCCGAAGAACCTCCCTGGCTGGCGACGGTACGCGGCGAAGCTCGTCGCCGAGCAGAAATGGCCTGAAGCCAAGGCGGCGCTGCTCAAATATCAGGCGCTGGCGCCCGACTACGTCGGCGAGGGGAACGCCTACATGCTGCTGGCCGAGGTCGACCGGAAGACGAACAACGCCGCCGGCGAACGCGCCGCGCTGGAGGAACTGGCGTCCCGCGAGGGGGACGCGACTCCCGTCTACGATCGGCTCATCGACCTGGCCAAAGGGGCGGACGACTGGCAGGCCGTGGCGGTCAACGCCCGCCGGCTCCTGGCCGTCAATCCGCTGGTCCCCGCTCCGCACCGGGCCCTCGCCGAAGCCGCCGAACGCCTGGGGCTCCGCGACGAGGCCATCTCGTCCGCCCGGGCTCTGGCGACGCTCGACGACGGCGATCCGGCCGGCGTCCACTTCCGCCTCGCCCGCCTCCTCCGCGACGCCGGGCGCAAACCGGAAGCCCGTCGCGAGGCACTCAAAGCTCTGGAGGAAGCCCCGCGCTTCCTCGACGCCCATAAGCTGCTCCTTGAGCTCGTCGACGAAACCCAGACGCCGCAATTACCCCCGGGGCTACCGCGATGA
- a CDS encoding DUF4159 domain-containing protein yields the protein MSRFTRRPFAVAVVALCLAVVVGGAVLAQFGPGFGPGFGRGGGRGRRMSPLNGLPTDRAGVPDWEVSEKFSEDVFTFVRVQYDSSYNSYGGWGRGGGGGWTTDWPDSDLNFSYRLQQLTSLKVNPEPICLRLTDPRLFDYPFLYMIEPGRLAFSEEEVVALRRYLLNGGFMMVDDFWGDAQYENFYHEIKRVFPDREPFDIPLEHPIFQCVYKLRERPQVPSIHTWMGTGQMYEDHGPGSVEVHYRGIKDDKDRLVVFIGHNTDLGDGWEREGEDPEYFHEFAEKKSYPLGINIVTYAMTH from the coding sequence ATGAGTCGATTCACAAGACGCCCATTCGCCGTCGCGGTCGTCGCCCTCTGCCTGGCCGTGGTCGTCGGCGGAGCCGTTCTGGCCCAGTTCGGCCCAGGCTTCGGACCCGGGTTCGGCCGCGGCGGAGGCCGAGGCCGACGGATGTCGCCTCTGAACGGCCTCCCCACCGATCGCGCCGGCGTCCCCGACTGGGAGGTCAGCGAGAAGTTTTCGGAGGACGTCTTTACCTTCGTCCGCGTCCAGTACGACTCCTCGTACAACTCCTACGGCGGTTGGGGCCGCGGCGGCGGAGGCGGCTGGACGACCGACTGGCCCGACAGTGACCTGAACTTCTCGTACCGGCTCCAGCAACTCACCTCGTTGAAGGTGAACCCGGAGCCGATCTGCCTCCGCCTGACCGACCCTCGACTGTTCGACTACCCGTTCCTCTACATGATCGAGCCCGGCCGGCTGGCCTTCTCGGAAGAGGAGGTCGTCGCCCTTCGCCGCTATCTTCTGAACGGCGGGTTCATGATGGTGGACGACTTCTGGGGCGATGCGCAATACGAGAACTTCTACCACGAGATCAAGCGCGTCTTCCCCGACCGCGAGCCCTTTGACATCCCTCTGGAGCACCCGATCTTCCAGTGCGTCTACAAGCTCCGCGAGCGCCCGCAGGTCCCCAGTATCCACACCTGGATGGGGACCGGGCAGATGTATGAGGACCACGGTCCTGGCTCGGTCGAGGTCCACTATCGAGGGATCAAGGACGACAAGGATCGGCTCGTCGTCTTCATCGGCCACAACACGGACCTGGGCGACGGCTGGGAGCGCGAGGGCGAGGATCCGGAATACTTCCACGAGTTCGCCGAGAAGAAGTCGTACCCGCTGGGCATCAACATCGTCACCTACGCCATGACCCACTAA
- a CDS encoding AAA family ATPase: MTEAADSYEDEKRIVEKIHESRGRIERELAKVIVGQAEATRQLLIALFAGGHCLITGAPGLAKTLLVRTIAQVFHLDFQRIQFTPDLMPADITGTEILEDVGDGRRRMQFVKGPIFANVILADEINRTPPKTQAALLEAMQEHQVTAAGVRYPLEEPFFVLATQNPIEMEGTYPLPEAQLDRFLFNVVVDYLPEDDEVSVVQRTTSTKPEKVEPLFSGVDVTEFHEVVRKVPVAEPLVRYAVKLAAASRPGPSAPKFVNDWVSWGAGLRAPQSLVLGAKARALLSGRFHVATDDIRALAHPTLRHRILLGYRAEADGITVDSVIDRLLEHVKEPIR, from the coding sequence GTGACCGAAGCGGCCGACTCCTACGAGGACGAGAAACGGATCGTCGAGAAGATCCACGAGAGCCGGGGCCGGATCGAACGCGAACTGGCCAAGGTGATCGTCGGGCAGGCCGAGGCGACGCGGCAGCTCCTGATCGCGCTCTTCGCCGGCGGCCACTGCCTCATCACCGGTGCCCCCGGTCTGGCCAAGACGCTGCTGGTGCGGACGATCGCCCAGGTCTTCCACCTGGACTTCCAGCGCATCCAGTTCACGCCCGACCTCATGCCGGCCGACATCACCGGGACCGAGATCCTGGAAGACGTGGGCGACGGCCGGCGGCGGATGCAGTTCGTCAAGGGGCCGATCTTCGCCAACGTGATCCTCGCCGACGAGATCAACCGAACCCCGCCCAAGACCCAGGCCGCCCTGCTGGAAGCCATGCAGGAGCACCAGGTCACCGCGGCCGGCGTCCGCTATCCGCTGGAAGAGCCGTTCTTCGTCCTGGCGACCCAGAACCCGATCGAGATGGAAGGGACCTACCCGCTGCCGGAGGCCCAGCTCGACCGCTTCCTGTTCAACGTCGTCGTCGACTACCTGCCGGAAGACGACGAGGTCTCCGTCGTCCAGCGGACGACCTCGACGAAGCCCGAGAAGGTTGAGCCTCTGTTCAGCGGCGTGGACGTGACCGAGTTCCACGAGGTCGTCCGCAAGGTGCCCGTCGCCGAGCCGCTGGTGCGATACGCCGTGAAGCTCGCCGCCGCCAGCCGGCCGGGGCCCTCGGCGCCGAAGTTCGTCAACGACTGGGTGAGCTGGGGGGCCGGCCTCCGCGCTCCGCAGTCGCTGGTTCTGGGCGCCAAGGCGCGGGCCTTGCTCTCAGGCCGGTTCCACGTCGCGACCGACGACATCCGCGCCCTCGCTCACCCCACGCTCCGCCACCGCATCCTGCTCGGCTACCGGGCCGAGGCCGACGGGATTACGGTCGACTCGGTGATCGACCGCCTCCTCGAACACGTCAAGGAGCCGATCCGTTGA
- a CDS encoding DUF58 domain-containing protein, translating to MPDDRPPREPAPAPAAGRRSFVDPQALFRIKSLQLRARAAVEGFLKGIHRSPYHGYSVEFSEYRPYTEGDDVRGLDWRLYARTDRYYVKKFEDETNLRCHLVVDSSRSMGYASGEVTKGEYARTAAATIAYFLNLQRDAVGLALFEDRIVDYLPPRNRPGQLRRIMGLLDREPKGAATNLVGPLDELAANVKRRGLVVLISDLLAPASALKEPLSRLHARGHEVILLRVLDPAEVDFTFETPARFRDVESGRDLFIDPSSARAGYLAKFRAHADELTQICDGMGFVLRTMTTDSPLELALFDVLRSRMLRLSGPSRRTAPGRGGRA from the coding sequence ATGCCGGACGACCGACCCCCGCGCGAGCCTGCACCCGCCCCCGCGGCGGGCCGGCGGTCGTTCGTCGACCCTCAGGCGCTCTTCCGGATCAAGAGCCTGCAACTCCGGGCTCGGGCGGCCGTGGAGGGCTTCCTCAAGGGGATCCACCGCAGCCCCTACCACGGCTACTCGGTCGAATTCAGCGAGTACCGCCCCTACACCGAAGGGGACGACGTCCGCGGCCTGGACTGGCGGCTCTACGCCCGGACCGACCGCTACTACGTCAAGAAGTTCGAGGATGAGACCAACCTCCGCTGCCACCTCGTCGTCGACTCCAGCCGGTCGATGGGCTATGCCTCCGGCGAGGTGACGAAGGGCGAGTACGCCCGAACGGCCGCCGCCACGATCGCCTACTTCCTGAACCTCCAGCGCGACGCCGTCGGCCTGGCCCTGTTCGAGGACCGGATCGTCGACTACCTGCCCCCTCGCAACCGTCCCGGTCAACTGCGTCGGATCATGGGGCTGCTCGACCGCGAGCCGAAGGGAGCGGCGACGAACCTCGTCGGCCCGCTCGACGAATTGGCGGCGAACGTCAAGCGGCGTGGGCTGGTCGTCTTGATCTCCGACCTGCTCGCGCCGGCCTCGGCCTTGAAGGAGCCGCTCTCGCGGCTGCATGCCCGAGGGCACGAGGTGATCCTCCTCCGCGTCCTCGACCCGGCGGAGGTCGACTTCACCTTCGAGACCCCCGCGCGGTTCCGCGACGTGGAGTCCGGCCGCGACCTGTTCATCGACCCTTCGTCCGCCCGCGCCGGTTACCTGGCGAAGTTCCGCGCCCACGCCGACGAACTGACCCAGATCTGCGACGGCATGGGCTTCGTCCTGCGGACGATGACGACCGACTCCCCCCTGGAGCTGGCCCTGTTCGACGTCCTCCGCTCGCGGATGCTCCGGCTTTCCGGCCCATCGCGGCGGACCGCCCCGGGGCGGGGAGGGCGGGCATGA
- a CDS encoding BatA domain-containing protein codes for MSFLTPLFLLGGLAIVAPIIFHLIRRTTKDETPFGSLMFLEPSPPRVSRRSRLENLPLLLLRAGVLIILAAAFARPFLREPAALDVAAAQGERVALLIDASASMRRSDLWPKAVAAAIAEVDARGPGDELAVIAFDASTRPILSFAEWSALDPDARRALARTRIGELRPSWSATKLGQALVDAAGVIEDVGDAEPAAARTTRRIVLISDVQQGCHLEALGDFEWPSDLELDVRPFVARGSNASMERLADTADDAQPESIRVRVSNDPDSDREAFRLAWDVDRPGEPVSMTVPPGESRVVRVPLPPAGAEHTALKLAGDSHSFDDTFYVATEPERPSSVLFAGPDEADDPEGLLYYLSRAYEGLPGRTVNVERRPPGTPLAIAADRPPALVVLTSELPAAEAPALAEYVNRGGTVLAVPGAGRSETLAAVAGVAPFDVADADVKGDSMLGEIDFGHPLFSAVSAPQFNDFTKIRFRKYRRLPADALGEARVVARFESGDPAVIEKRIGRGRLVVMTTGWRPTDGWLARSSKFIPLMAAMLDAPGDSSEPTGPLRVGDPIPLPEGATAVRKPDGPSIPISPGLAAFLGADAPGVYEIEAPGGPRRVAVNLDPSESRTAPLGVGALEQAGVRLVQSKKEAAAEPDPETKRQLQAAELEGRQKLWRPLILAALGVLVVETWLAGRLSRTRRVVTEAGAAAS; via the coding sequence ATGAGCTTCCTCACCCCGCTTTTCCTGCTGGGCGGCCTGGCGATCGTCGCGCCGATCATCTTCCACCTGATCCGCCGGACGACCAAGGACGAGACCCCGTTCGGCTCCCTGATGTTCCTGGAGCCCTCGCCGCCGCGAGTCTCACGCCGGAGCCGCCTGGAGAATCTCCCTCTACTGCTGCTGCGAGCCGGCGTCCTGATCATCCTGGCGGCGGCCTTCGCCCGGCCCTTCCTGAGGGAGCCCGCCGCGCTGGACGTCGCCGCCGCGCAAGGGGAACGCGTCGCCCTTTTGATCGACGCCAGCGCGAGCATGAGACGGTCCGACCTGTGGCCGAAAGCCGTCGCCGCGGCGATCGCCGAGGTCGACGCCCGCGGCCCCGGCGATGAGCTGGCCGTCATCGCCTTCGACGCCTCGACTCGGCCGATCCTCAGCTTCGCCGAGTGGTCGGCGCTCGACCCGGACGCCCGCCGCGCGCTGGCTCGCACACGGATCGGCGAGCTGCGGCCCTCGTGGTCGGCGACGAAGCTGGGCCAGGCCCTCGTGGACGCCGCCGGCGTGATCGAGGACGTCGGCGACGCCGAACCGGCGGCCGCCCGGACGACACGGCGGATCGTGCTGATCTCCGACGTCCAGCAGGGGTGCCACCTCGAGGCGCTGGGAGACTTCGAGTGGCCGTCCGACCTGGAGCTGGACGTCCGGCCCTTCGTCGCCCGCGGCTCCAACGCTTCCATGGAACGCCTGGCCGACACGGCCGACGACGCCCAGCCTGAATCGATCCGCGTCCGCGTCTCCAACGATCCCGATTCCGATCGTGAGGCGTTCCGGCTCGCCTGGGACGTCGACCGCCCCGGCGAGCCCGTCTCCATGACCGTCCCCCCCGGCGAGAGCCGCGTCGTCCGCGTCCCGCTGCCGCCGGCCGGCGCCGAACACACCGCGCTGAAGCTGGCGGGGGACTCGCACTCGTTCGACGACACCTTCTACGTGGCGACCGAGCCCGAACGTCCGTCGTCCGTCCTGTTCGCCGGTCCCGACGAGGCCGACGACCCCGAGGGCCTGCTCTACTACCTGTCGAGGGCCTATGAAGGGCTCCCCGGCCGGACCGTGAACGTCGAGCGTCGCCCTCCCGGAACGCCGCTCGCCATCGCCGCGGACCGTCCTCCCGCGCTCGTCGTCCTGACCTCGGAACTCCCTGCAGCCGAAGCCCCCGCGCTGGCCGAGTACGTCAACCGCGGCGGGACGGTGCTGGCCGTCCCCGGCGCCGGTAGGTCGGAGACCCTCGCGGCTGTGGCTGGCGTCGCCCCGTTCGACGTGGCCGACGCCGACGTGAAAGGCGACTCGATGCTCGGCGAGATCGACTTCGGACATCCCCTGTTCTCCGCCGTCTCGGCGCCCCAGTTCAACGACTTCACGAAGATCCGATTCCGCAAGTACCGTCGCCTGCCGGCCGACGCGCTGGGGGAGGCCCGCGTGGTCGCCCGGTTTGAGTCGGGCGATCCGGCGGTGATCGAGAAGCGGATCGGCCGAGGCCGGCTGGTTGTGATGACGACGGGCTGGCGACCGACCGACGGCTGGCTGGCTCGATCGTCGAAGTTCATCCCCCTGATGGCGGCCATGCTCGACGCCCCCGGCGATTCCAGCGAGCCCACCGGGCCGCTGCGGGTGGGCGACCCGATCCCGCTCCCCGAAGGGGCGACCGCCGTCCGCAAGCCGGACGGCCCCTCGATCCCCATCTCGCCGGGATTGGCCGCGTTCCTCGGGGCGGATGCGCCGGGCGTGTATGAGATCGAGGCCCCGGGCGGCCCTCGCCGCGTGGCCGTGAACCTGGACCCCTCCGAGAGCCGCACAGCACCCCTGGGCGTCGGGGCGCTGGAGCAGGCGGGGGTGCGGTTGGTGCAGTCGAAGAAAGAGGCCGCGGCCGAGCCGGACCCTGAGACGAAGCGGCAGTTGCAGGCGGCGGAGTTGGAGGGGCGGCAGAAGCTCTGGCGTCCTTTGATCCTGGCGGCGCTTGGCGTTTTGGTCGTGGAAACCTGGCTCGCGGGTCGGCTCAGCCGAACCCGTCGCGTCGTAACCGAAGCGGGGGCGGCCGCGTCATGA